From a single Gimesia fumaroli genomic region:
- a CDS encoding HlyD family efflux transporter periplasmic adaptor subunit, which yields MADTKIRSLLVRPIRSVDLAFNMPGVIAFQNTQTARLGKRITETNLETTIYELMEQDAKTARSKNLPQLTFDATEIASKLSSGTLFAIRNKSLCVALDQKLLQRENIFREQYKHQAQLIKKLKAMYKGGAAVPPDSATGSNPKTKQQRLGTLIAASQDKFNALKKAYGKAGVQGTSSTDVTYNGRIVTKSKTLGSGAQIQGHQTHVHEDNPPATPKQILVHHTNAGKPIGYNAKEKKWEDITEKGYPSSEHSLQYLDTTEKKEGGKDGFKQTSTTKHREFVFPKRDALIRFLRTQIDLMDEQLAEEMYGHLVNNDLDQVMKNELELIDNEVLKLQLNLAHTFLTSPVGGLVTAIYKDLGESVTAGDPVLRIEDDSTVLLVGRLRHPGPIRVGATAVVETTSLFENDKPQKFPDAKVVSVRGHAVDNDEWELILEVENPLIDPSKEEKGRMLPLNYHFDRDNTTIKITNL from the coding sequence ATGGCAGATACGAAAATTCGTTCGTTATTAGTTCGCCCCATTCGTTCGGTTGATCTGGCATTTAACATGCCAGGCGTGATCGCGTTTCAGAATACTCAAACCGCAAGACTCGGTAAGCGGATTACCGAGACAAATCTGGAAACCACCATTTATGAATTAATGGAACAGGATGCGAAAACCGCACGATCGAAAAACCTGCCTCAGCTGACTTTCGATGCCACAGAAATTGCATCCAAGCTCAGCTCTGGAACGCTTTTCGCGATTCGCAATAAAAGCCTGTGCGTGGCTTTGGACCAAAAACTGCTGCAGCGTGAAAATATTTTCCGAGAGCAATATAAACATCAGGCACAGCTGATCAAGAAACTAAAAGCGATGTATAAAGGAGGTGCGGCGGTTCCTCCAGACAGTGCGACGGGATCGAATCCTAAAACCAAACAACAGCGCCTGGGTACTTTGATTGCCGCTTCCCAAGACAAATTCAATGCGTTGAAGAAAGCATATGGAAAAGCGGGAGTCCAAGGCACTTCTTCCACAGATGTGACCTATAACGGGCGGATCGTTACCAAAAGTAAAACGCTCGGCAGCGGGGCGCAGATCCAGGGACATCAAACGCACGTCCATGAAGACAATCCGCCTGCAACCCCCAAACAGATTCTGGTGCACCATACCAATGCCGGAAAACCGATTGGGTACAATGCCAAAGAAAAGAAATGGGAAGATATTACAGAAAAAGGATACCCCAGCTCAGAACACTCGCTTCAGTACCTGGATACCACAGAAAAGAAAGAAGGGGGTAAGGATGGATTTAAACAGACCTCAACCACAAAACACCGGGAATTCGTCTTTCCAAAGCGTGATGCATTGATTCGTTTTTTACGAACTCAAATCGATCTGATGGACGAACAACTGGCCGAAGAAATGTACGGTCATCTGGTCAACAATGACCTCGATCAAGTGATGAAAAACGAACTTGAATTAATTGATAACGAAGTCCTGAAACTTCAGCTGAACCTGGCGCATACTTTCCTGACGAGTCCCGTTGGCGGTCTGGTCACGGCGATTTACAAAGATCTGGGCGAAAGCGTTACCGCAGGCGATCCTGTCTTACGCATTGAAGATGACTCAACGGTGCTGCTGGTAGGTCGTCTGCGTCATCCCGGCCCCATCCGTGTGGGGGCAACAGCCGTAGTCGAGACAACATCACTGTTCGAGAATGACAAACCACAGAAATTTCCCGACGCGAAAGTGGTTTCCGTCAGAGGGCATGCGGTCGACAACGACGAATGGGAACTCATACTGGAAGTCGAAAACCCCTTAATTGATCCATCAAAAGAGGAAAAAGGACGTATGCTGCCTTTGAATTATCACTTTGACCGTGACAACACGACCATTAAAATCACCAATTTATAA